From the Strix uralensis isolate ZFMK-TIS-50842 chromosome 33, bStrUra1, whole genome shotgun sequence genome, one window contains:
- the LOC141936749 gene encoding thiol S-methyltransferase TMT1A-like, which yields MVLVTFLQRCVQLLLLPIHVLACLGLWDSFYKKVFPHIMSKVASIYNRKVYKQKQELFSNLRQFTSPSGQLTLLEIGTGTGTNFQFYPPGCRLICTDPNPNFRKFLLKSLSENQHLKLERSVVASGEDLHQIPDGAADVVVCTLVLCSVTDVPRVLREVLRVLRLGGAFYFLEHVAADHSSWTYFWQKVCDPAWKYFGDGCSLSRETQEELEKMNFSELNLRRIHVTPYWIPTSPHIIGYAVK from the exons ATGGTGCTGGTCACCTTCCTCCAGCGATGTGTCCAGCTCCTCCTCTTGCCCATCCACGTTCTCGCCTGCCTGGGCTTGTGGGACTCCTTCTACAAGAAAGTCTTCCCACACATCATGTCCAAGGTGGCGTCCATCTACAACCGGAAGGTCTACAAGCAGAAACAAGAGCTGTTCAGCAACTTGAGACAATTCACAAGTCCTTCGGGCCAGCTCACGCTGCTGGAGATTGGCACGGGCACTGGCACCAACTTCCAGTTCTACCCCCCAGGCTGCCGGCTGATCTGCACCGACCCTAATCCCAATTTCAGAAAGTTCCTCCTCAAGAGCCTCTCAGAGAATCAGCACCTTAAACTTGAACGTTCGGTGGTTGCTTCTGGCGAGGACCTGCACCAAATCCCGGACGGCGCCGCGGACGTGGTGGTGTGCACCTTGGTGCTGTGCTCGGTGACCGACGTCCCGCGAGTCCTGAGGGAGGTCCTGCGGGTGCTCAGGCTG GGTGGAGCTTTCTACTTCTTGGAGCACGTGGCTGCAGATCATTCCAGCTGGACCTACTTTTGGCAAAAGGTTTGTGACCCGGCCTGGAAGTATTTTGGAGATGGGTGTTCCCTGAGCAGAGAgacacaggaggagctggagaaaaTGAATTTCTCAGAACTGAATTTGAGGCGCATTCATGTCACACCTTACTGGATTCCTACTAGCCCCCATATCATTGGGTATGCAGTAAAATAA